A part of Gambusia affinis linkage group LG19, SWU_Gaff_1.0, whole genome shotgun sequence genomic DNA contains:
- the LOC122822127 gene encoding pleckstrin homology domain-containing family F member 1-like — MMETLVSDDHNRRRIGELEKSFRPSRLQLSRDGRFLKGEGPLMKQGRKKREQKMFFLFNDILVYSSIIMNNRWYKNPKIIPLKDVKLNDMEDSDEVKHQWLICTPRKSFHVSASSGEEKRAWIENFKAVLQDQPDRLFAKSWIPDCAAEKCMRCLATFTATNRRHHCRKCGFVVCNTCSKGRALIQHINPNKPLRVCKVCNKTEGDENARPRGDSNHSEKTPSGDEHCPVLQL; from the exons ATGATGGAGACTCTGGTTTCTGACGACCATAACCGCCGAAGGATCGGGGAACTAGAGAAGTCCTTCCGTCCATCACGGCTGCAGCTTTCAAGAGATGGTCGATTTCTGAAAGGCGAGGGGCCCCTGATGAAGCAGGGCCGCAAGAAGCGGGAGCAGAAAATGTTCTTCCTCTTCAACGACATCCTGGTGTACAGCAGCATCATCATGAACAACCGCTGGTACAAGAACCCCAAGATCATCCCGTTAA AGGACGTCAAGCTGAACGACATGGAGGATTCTGACGAGGTGAAGCACCAGTGGCTGATCTGCACACCTCGCAAGTCCTTCCACGTGTCGGCCTCCTCCGGCGAGGAGAAGAGAGCCTGGATAGAAAATTTCAAAGCCGTGCTGCAGGACCAACCAGACCGCCTTTTCGCCAAATCCTGGATCCCCGATTGTGCTGCTGAGAAGTGCATGCGCTGCCTCGCCACGTTCACCGCGACCAACCGGCGACATCACTGCAGGAAATGCGGCTTCGTGGTGTGCAACACGTGCTCCAAGGGCCGGGCCCTCATCCAGCACATCAACCCCAACAAACCGCTGAGGGTCTGCAAAGTCTGCAACAAAACGGAGGGCGACGAGAACGCACGCCCGAGGGGAGATAGCAATCATTCAGAAAAAACACCCAGTGGTGATGAACATTGTCCAGTCCTCCAGCTTTAA
- the LOC122822126 gene encoding pleckstrin homology domain-containing family F member 1-like: MDSLVSEYQNRQRIKEVENSFGPSAPQLLTPGRFLKGEGPLMKQGRKKWEQKMFFLFNDILVYSSVLMNNRWYKNPKILPLKDIKLDDMEDFDDVKHQWLICTPRKSFHVSASSGEEKRAWMQHIEACQKTLPQEPVLQTNTTYAKSWIPDRAAQKCMRCFATFTGINRRHHCRKCGFVVCNACSKGRALIQHINPNKPLRVCRVCNKTEDDQTSRLRGGSSGLWDETSSDEE, encoded by the exons atGGATTCACTAGTTTCTGAATATCAGAACCGCCAAAGGATCAAGGAAGTTGAGAACTCCTTCGGTCCTTCAGCGCCGCAGCTTCTCACACCAGGTCGATTTCTGAAAGGCGAGGGCCCCCTGATGAAGCAGGGCCGCAAGAAGTGGGAGCAGAAAATGTTCTTCCTCTTCAACGACATCCTGGTGTACAGCAGCGTCCTCATGAACAACCGCTGGTACAAGAACCCCAAGATCCTCCCGTTAA AGGACATCAAGCTGGACGACATGGAGGACTTTGATGACGTGAAGCACCAGTGGCTGATCTGCACACCTCGCAAGTCCTTCCACGTGTCGGCCTCCTCCGGCGAGGAGAAGAGAGCCTGGATGCAGCACATCGAGGCCTGCCAGAAGACCCTGCCGCAGGAGCCGGTCCtccaaacaaacacaacctACGCCAAATCCTGGATCCCCGACCGAGCCGCTCAGAAGTGCATGCGCTGCTTCGCCACGTTCACCGGCATCAACCGGCGACATCACTGCAGGAAGTGCGGCTTCGTGGTGTGCAACGCGTGCTCCAAGGGCCGGGCCCTCATCCAGCACATCAACCCCAACAAACCGCTGAGGGTCTGCAGAGTCTGCAACAAAACGGAGGACGACCAGACCTCCCGCCTGAGAGGAGGCAGCTCCGGCCTGTGGGATGAAACATCCAGTGATGAAGAGTGA